Part of the Usitatibacter palustris genome, CCGAGTACGCGATGGATGTCGCCGATGCATGCCGTGCGCAGGGCATCCTCACGGTCGCCGTGACCGCGGGCTACATCAGCCCCGAGCCGCGCCGCGAGTTCTACGCGAAGATGGACGCCGCCAACGTGGACCTGAAGGGCTTCACGGACGAGTTCTACGTGAAGCTCACCGGCTCGAAGCTCGCTCCCGTGCTCGACACGCTCGTCTACCTGAAGCACCACACGGACGTCTGGTTCGAGATCACCACGCTCCTGATCCCAGGGAAGAACGACTCACCCGAAGAAGTCCGTGCGGAATGCCGCTGGATCATGGCGGAGCTGGGGCCCGATGTGCCGCTGCACTTCACTGCGTTCCATCCGGATTTCAAGATGACCGACCTGCCGCCCACGCCGGCGGCAACGCTTACGCGCGCGCGGAACATCGCGATCGAAGAAGGGCTGCGCTACGTGTATACGGGCAACGTCCACGATCGCGAGGGCGGGACGACCTTCTGCCCCTCGTGCCGCACCGCGTTGATCGAGCGCGATTGGCATCGCATCGATGCCTGCCGGCTGACGGCGGATGGGCGTTGTCCCGAGTGTGCGACGCAGATTCCCGGGCGATTCGTGGCGTTCGAAGCGGCGAGCCAATTCGGCCGGCGGCGCATTCCCGTTAGGCTTCGCGCCTAGCGGCCTACTTCTTCCAGTCGGGATGCGACTCGTGCAGCTCGCGATGCTGCTCGATGAGCACCTGGTAGAAGGAGAGGCGCTCGGCCTTGATCTCGCCGCGCGAGGCGGCCTCGATCACCTTGCAGCCGGGCTCGTTGCGATGCGCGCAGTCGTTGAACTTGCACGTGCCCAGGAAGGGGCGGAACTCGGGCATCGCCTCGCCGATCTGGTCCTCGGTGAGGTGGAAGAGACCGAACGACTGGAAACCCGGCGTGTCGATGATGACCGTGTCCTTGTCGAGCCGGTACATGCGCGAGAAGGTCGTGGTGTGCGCGCCGGTCTCGCGCGAGGCCGTGAGCTCGCCGACGCGCGCGACGTCGCTCAACACCAGCGCGTTCACCGTCTTGGATTTCCCCACGCCGCTCTGGCCCACGAGCAGCGTGAGCTGCCCCTCGAGGTGCGGCATCAGCGGCGCGATGTCCGACTTGGCCGACATCGATAGCACGAGGTAGCCGATCTTCTGGTAGAGCTTGAGCGAGGCGAGCGTCGCGGCGTGCTCGGGAAGGTCGCTCTTGTTGAGCGCGATCACCACCGGGATGCGCGCCGCCTCGCAGGCCACGAGGCTCAGGTTCAGGAACGCCTCGCTGAACACGGGCTTGGGCGCGACCAGGATCACCACCTGGTCGACGTTGGCGGCGAGCATCTTCTCCTTCCACTCGTCGGAGCGGAACAGGAGATTGCGGCGCGTGCCGACGCGGATGATCGAACCCTGCGCCGAGCCCGTGAGCTTCACCTCGACGAAGTCGCCGCACGCGGCGTCCTGCCGCTTGCCCTTGCGGGTGCACACGATCTGGCGGCGGTCGGCGAGCTCCACGAGGAATTCGCGGCCGAAGTCGGCGACCACGCGTCCCTCGACAAC contains:
- the amrS gene encoding AmmeMemoRadiSam system radical SAM enzyme, producing MTAVAADALEGSRHPGRWWHALDDGRIQCDLCPRDCKLHEGQRGACFVRARVDNAMVLTTYGRSSGFCIDPVEKKPLNHFLPGSAVLSFGTAGCNLACKFCQNWDISKSRDMDRLMDEASPEAIANAAARSGCRSVAFTYNDPVIFAEYAMDVADACRAQGILTVAVTAGYISPEPRREFYAKMDAANVDLKGFTDEFYVKLTGSKLAPVLDTLVYLKHHTDVWFEITTLLIPGKNDSPEEVRAECRWIMAELGPDVPLHFTAFHPDFKMTDLPPTPAATLTRARNIAIEEGLRYVYTGNVHDREGGTTFCPSCRTALIERDWHRIDACRLTADGRCPECATQIPGRFVAFEAASQFGRRRIPVRLRA
- the rsgA gene encoding ribosome small subunit-dependent GTPase A; the encoded protein is MTTRREREQQVVVEGRVVADFGREFLVELADRRQIVCTRKGKRQDAACGDFVEVKLTGSAQGSIIRVGTRRNLLFRSDEWKEKMLAANVDQVVILVAPKPVFSEAFLNLSLVACEAARIPVVIALNKSDLPEHAATLASLKLYQKIGYLVLSMSAKSDIAPLMPHLEGQLTLLVGQSGVGKSKTVNALVLSDVARVGELTASRETGAHTTTFSRMYRLDKDTVIIDTPGFQSFGLFHLTEDQIGEAMPEFRPFLGTCKFNDCAHRNEPGCKVIEAASRGEIKAERLSFYQVLIEQHRELHESHPDWKK